A genomic window from Aestuariirhabdus litorea includes:
- a CDS encoding branched-chain amino acid ABC transporter permease, translating into MISSRLTRRSVIYIGIFCCALLVPLYAQLTQDAYLLSMASRMLIYALAALSLDLLIGYGGLVSFGHAAYVGIGAYTVGILSFHSMEGSPIGFLPGHWEGSESALVSLPLAMLSAGLGALVFGALSLRTRGIHFIMITLAFAQMLYYLCISLYRYGGEDGLLLAGRNQLPGLDLYNDLHFYGLCLACLLLYGWLIRRLLNARFGQVIRAGKQNEQKLQALGFASYRYQLLAFVIAGMGAGLAGGLLANQTEFVSPDLLSWHLSGVLMVMVILGGLGTLLGPVMGAVAYLLMEEVLAGYTEHWQLILGPLLLLVVLFSRKGIFGLLAGKEAEDG; encoded by the coding sequence ATGATAAGCTCTCGCCTGACACGACGTTCCGTCATCTATATCGGTATCTTCTGCTGCGCCCTGCTGGTTCCACTCTATGCCCAGCTCACCCAGGATGCCTACCTGCTGTCGATGGCCAGCCGTATGCTGATCTACGCCCTCGCCGCCCTCAGCCTCGACCTGTTGATCGGTTACGGAGGGCTGGTCAGCTTTGGTCACGCCGCCTACGTCGGCATCGGTGCCTACACCGTGGGCATTCTCTCCTTCCACAGTATGGAGGGCAGCCCGATCGGTTTCCTGCCCGGCCACTGGGAGGGCAGCGAATCGGCCCTGGTCAGCCTGCCACTAGCCATGCTCAGCGCCGGCCTCGGAGCCCTGGTGTTCGGTGCCCTCAGCCTGCGCACCCGCGGCATTCACTTTATTATGATCACCCTCGCCTTCGCGCAGATGCTTTACTATCTGTGCATCTCCCTCTATCGCTACGGGGGGGAGGATGGCCTGTTGCTGGCGGGACGTAACCAGCTGCCGGGGCTCGATCTCTATAACGACCTGCATTTTTACGGCCTCTGCCTGGCCTGCCTGCTGCTCTATGGGTGGTTAATCCGGCGGCTCCTCAATGCTCGCTTCGGCCAGGTGATTCGGGCCGGGAAACAGAATGAGCAGAAGTTGCAGGCGCTGGGGTTTGCCAGCTACCGCTACCAGCTGCTGGCCTTCGTGATCGCCGGCATGGGGGCCGGACTGGCCGGAGGCCTGCTGGCCAACCAGACCGAGTTTGTCAGCCCCGACCTGCTGAGCTGGCACCTTTCCGGTGTGTTGATGGTAATGGTGATCCTGGGGGGGCTGGGTACCCTGCTGGGCCCCGTGATGGGGGCCGTGGCCTACCTGTTGATGGAGGAGGTACTGGCCGGCTATACCGAACACTGGCAGCTGATCCTTGGCCCACTGCTACTGCTGGTGGTGCTCTTTTCGCGCAAGGGAATTTTCGGCCTGCTGGCGGGAAAGGAGGCGGAAGATGGTTGA
- a CDS encoding ABC transporter substrate-binding protein, with product MVKHLKNTMVPLLLFGAALAGAAEPVKIGMITTLSGGGSSLGIDIRDGFQLAMNQEQGTLGGYPVELLVEDDARNPGTAKQIATRLTKKEQVDLLTGIVWSNLAMAVVPSVTRSGTLYISPNAGPSALAGEGCSANYFNVAWQNDNLHEAMGQYLTDKGFKNVYLLSPNYPAGKDALTGFKRFFKGTIAGEVYTKLGQSDYATELAALRAVNPDAVFFFLPGGMGISFLKQYQQAGLNNSVPLFGPAFSFDQGILKATGDSALGVVNSSQWSQDLDNAANKQFVSDFHKTYNRLPSLYASQGYDAARLIASALKATGGNIKDKEAFRAALKRAEFESVRGSFRFGNNQHPIQDIYIREVYRNDAGELTNRMIGVGLREHQDAYAKLCTL from the coding sequence ATGGTCAAGCACCTGAAAAACACCATGGTTCCGCTATTGCTATTCGGCGCCGCACTGGCCGGGGCCGCTGAGCCGGTCAAGATCGGCATGATCACCACGCTCAGTGGAGGCGGCTCCTCCCTCGGCATTGATATCCGCGATGGTTTCCAGCTCGCGATGAATCAGGAGCAGGGTACGCTGGGGGGCTATCCGGTTGAACTGCTGGTTGAAGATGATGCCCGCAACCCGGGCACCGCCAAACAGATCGCCACCCGCCTGACCAAAAAGGAGCAGGTGGACCTGCTCACCGGTATCGTCTGGTCCAACCTCGCCATGGCCGTTGTGCCCTCGGTGACACGCTCTGGCACGCTTTATATCAGCCCCAACGCAGGACCATCGGCCCTGGCGGGTGAGGGTTGCTCAGCCAACTACTTCAACGTCGCCTGGCAGAACGACAACCTGCATGAAGCCATGGGGCAGTACCTGACCGACAAGGGCTTTAAAAACGTCTACCTGCTGTCCCCCAACTACCCGGCCGGTAAGGATGCCCTCACCGGTTTCAAGCGTTTCTTTAAAGGCACCATCGCCGGCGAGGTCTACACCAAACTGGGGCAGAGCGATTACGCGACCGAACTGGCCGCCCTGCGTGCGGTGAATCCTGATGCGGTGTTCTTCTTCCTGCCCGGCGGCATGGGGATCAGTTTCCTCAAGCAGTACCAGCAGGCTGGACTTAACAATAGCGTACCGCTGTTTGGACCTGCGTTCTCCTTCGACCAGGGTATCCTCAAAGCCACCGGCGATTCCGCTCTGGGGGTCGTCAACAGCTCCCAGTGGAGTCAGGACCTGGACAACGCCGCCAACAAACAGTTTGTGAGTGATTTCCATAAAACCTACAACCGTCTGCCATCGCTCTATGCCAGCCAGGGTTACGATGCGGCCCGCCTGATCGCCTCGGCGCTCAAGGCCACCGGGGGCAATATCAAGGACAAGGAGGCGTTCAGGGCCGCCCTCAAACGCGCGGAGTTTGAGTCGGTGCGTGGCAGCTTCCGTTTCGGCAACAACCAGCACCCGATCCAGGATATCTACATTCGTGAAGTCTACCGTAACGACGCGGGTGAGCTGACCAACCGGATGATTGGGGTTGGCCTGCGCGAACACCAGGATGCCTACGCCAAGCTCTGTACCCTCTAA
- a CDS encoding alpha/beta hydrolase encodes MLDPLLRISGEEACQQYMARRAVPEHPQFFERWAARSETLRQEYRRQRLMQSDNPREFIDLYWPKSLSSDQLHLFIHGGYWQSQHPDSFGFLARPFLERGIPFAVMGYPLCPDVSMVELAQSVQRRLSRLWRERLSLPLEVNRIHLSGHSAGGHLAALMGCQGWGGELVDAVGSILSLSGLFELSPLMHTPINDALRLHSDQARELSPLRLKALLSIPHAMVVGERESVAFHRQSDIFSHHLQIQGIPCERWDAEGCNHFSVLDNFAEPNSASQRWALQQMLPAAG; translated from the coding sequence ATGCTCGATCCCCTGTTGCGTATCAGCGGCGAAGAGGCCTGCCAACAGTACATGGCGCGTCGTGCCGTGCCCGAACATCCGCAGTTTTTCGAGCGCTGGGCGGCCCGCAGCGAGACCCTGCGCCAGGAGTACCGGCGCCAACGCCTGATGCAAAGTGACAACCCCCGGGAGTTTATTGATCTCTACTGGCCAAAGAGCCTCAGCTCCGACCAGTTGCACCTGTTTATTCACGGTGGTTACTGGCAGTCGCAGCACCCCGACTCCTTCGGTTTTCTGGCCCGCCCCTTTCTTGAGCGGGGTATTCCCTTCGCCGTGATGGGCTACCCATTGTGCCCTGACGTGTCTATGGTCGAGCTGGCCCAAAGCGTACAACGCCGGTTATCGCGTCTCTGGCGTGAGCGGTTGTCACTTCCTCTGGAGGTCAACCGGATTCACCTGAGTGGACACTCGGCAGGGGGCCACCTGGCGGCATTGATGGGCTGCCAGGGCTGGGGGGGTGAGTTGGTGGATGCAGTCGGCAGCATCCTTTCCCTGAGCGGACTGTTTGAACTGAGCCCCCTCATGCATACCCCCATCAACGACGCACTGCGACTGCACTCTGACCAGGCCCGGGAGCTGAGCCCCCTGCGACTCAAGGCCCTGCTGAGTATTCCCCATGCAATGGTGGTGGGAGAGCGAGAATCCGTCGCCTTTCATCGGCAAAGCGATATCTTCAGTCATCACCTGCAAATCCAGGGGATTCCCTGCGAGCGCTGGGATGCCGAGGGGTGCAACCACTTCAGCGTGCTGGATAACTTTGCCGAGCCGAACAGCGCCAGCCAGCGCTGGGCACTGCAGCAGATGCTGCCGGCAGCGGGTTAA
- the lptG gene encoding LPS export ABC transporter permease LptG, whose amino-acid sequence MRLLDAYIGRTVFVAILMVLVLLLGLDFVLGMVAELRRLKLDYQVPEMLIYLLMKMPQRTYDYLPFASLIGCLVGVGSLATHSELVVMRAAGVSLWRIVWAVFKPMLLLVMIGTAIGEYVMPYTEHLADSERALQRAGHQDSILQQAGVWHREGDEFQYFNVVEPNGVLHGVSRFRFDENFRLLESSYAKRAISQGDHWILEDVQVSRLEEQRMVSEHSQTLRWDTGLTTDALNIISVSPEDLSIRGLYAYVNYLERQGLDASEQELEMWKKLMQPLGIIALIVIGVSFVFGPLRSVTMGQRVFIGVLFGFGFKIFQDLLSPASMVFGFSPALAVAAPILLCLLLGWWLLRGAA is encoded by the coding sequence ATGAGATTGCTCGATGCCTATATAGGCCGTACGGTATTCGTTGCCATCCTGATGGTGCTTGTGCTGCTGCTGGGTCTCGACTTTGTGCTGGGTATGGTAGCCGAGTTAAGACGCCTCAAGCTGGATTACCAGGTTCCCGAGATGCTGATCTACCTGCTGATGAAGATGCCCCAGCGAACCTACGACTACCTGCCCTTTGCCAGCCTGATCGGCTGCCTGGTGGGGGTCGGCAGCCTGGCTACCCACAGCGAGCTGGTGGTCATGCGTGCAGCCGGCGTGAGTTTGTGGCGCATTGTGTGGGCCGTGTTCAAGCCGATGCTGTTGCTGGTGATGATCGGTACCGCCATCGGTGAGTACGTGATGCCCTACACCGAGCACCTGGCGGACAGCGAGCGCGCCCTGCAGCGGGCGGGGCACCAGGACTCTATCCTGCAGCAGGCCGGAGTCTGGCACCGGGAGGGGGATGAGTTTCAGTACTTTAACGTGGTGGAGCCCAACGGGGTGCTGCACGGGGTCAGCCGTTTCCGTTTCGATGAGAACTTTCGCCTGCTGGAGAGCAGTTACGCCAAACGGGCTATCTCCCAGGGGGATCACTGGATTCTGGAGGACGTACAGGTCAGCCGCCTGGAGGAGCAACGTATGGTGAGCGAGCACAGCCAGACCCTGCGCTGGGATACCGGCCTGACCACCGATGCGCTCAATATCATCTCGGTCAGCCCTGAGGATCTCTCCATCCGTGGGCTCTATGCCTACGTCAACTACCTGGAGCGGCAGGGGCTCGATGCCTCCGAACAGGAGCTCGAGATGTGGAAGAAGCTGATGCAGCCGCTGGGCATTATTGCGCTCATCGTTATCGGGGTCTCCTTTGTGTTCGGCCCCTTGCGCTCGGTGACCATGGGTCAGCGGGTGTTTATCGGCGTGCTGTTTGGCTTTGGTTTCAAGATCTTCCAGGACCTTTTGAGCCCGGCCAGCATGGTGTTCGGTTTCTCGCCGGCACTGGCGGTGGCAGCCCCTATCCTGCTGTGTTTGCTGCTCGGCTGGTGGTTGCTGCGCGGGGCGGCCTGA
- a CDS encoding ABC transporter ATP-binding protein, whose protein sequence is MVDFSPPPLLQIRGLRKAFGALEVTRGVELRIEPGEIHAIIGPNGAGKTSLINQISGELEADSGSILFAGRELRGLAVHQRARLGLGRTYQTSSLFDRMSVEHNVMLALQSREGHSFRFWRPTASDPRLINPAREILQRLDLLPLRTQRAADLAHGQRRQLEIAMALATRPKLLLLDEPMAGMGQEESWQMVEALRRLGKEVSILFVEHDMETVFALADRISVLVYGRVIACGDADSIRNDPQVRSAYLGGIEDA, encoded by the coding sequence ATGGTTGATTTCAGCCCGCCCCCGCTGCTGCAGATCCGGGGACTGCGCAAAGCCTTCGGCGCCCTGGAGGTCACCCGCGGGGTCGAGCTTCGTATCGAACCCGGCGAAATCCACGCCATCATCGGTCCCAACGGCGCTGGCAAGACCAGCCTTATCAACCAGATCAGTGGCGAGCTGGAGGCCGACAGCGGTTCGATCCTGTTTGCTGGTCGTGAGCTGCGAGGCCTGGCCGTGCACCAGCGCGCGCGCCTGGGGCTCGGACGCACCTACCAGACCAGTTCACTGTTCGACCGCATGAGCGTCGAGCACAATGTGATGCTGGCCCTGCAAAGCCGGGAGGGGCACAGCTTTCGCTTCTGGCGCCCAACCGCCAGCGACCCCCGCCTGATCAACCCCGCACGGGAGATCCTCCAGCGCCTTGACCTGCTACCGCTGAGGACGCAGCGCGCCGCCGACCTGGCCCATGGCCAGCGGCGCCAGCTGGAGATCGCCATGGCCCTCGCCACCCGGCCTAAACTGCTGCTGCTCGATGAGCCGATGGCGGGCATGGGACAAGAGGAGAGCTGGCAGATGGTGGAGGCACTGCGCCGCCTCGGCAAGGAGGTCAGCATTCTCTTCGTCGAACACGACATGGAAACCGTGTTCGCCCTCGCCGACCGCATCAGCGTACTGGTCTACGGCAGGGTGATCGCCTGTGGCGATGCCGACAGCATCCGCAACGATCCCCAGGTGCGTTCTGCCTATCTTGGAGGGATCGAGGATGCTTGA
- a CDS encoding branched-chain amino acid ABC transporter permease, whose amino-acid sequence MLLFLEQVLNGLQLGFMLFLMAAGLTLVFGIMGLINLAHGSLYMVGAYGAAAVTGLSGSFLLGLAAALLSAGLCGLLLELVALRRLYDRDHLDQVLATFGLILFFNELTKILFGPQPLYLNVPDWLQGTVELIPGAPYPAYRLAVIGVGILVALGLFLLVNRSRLGMLIRAGASNREMVSALGVNIGLLYTLVFGLGAMLAGLAGALVGPLLSVEVGMGEGVLILTFVVIVIGGIGSIKGALVGALLVGLVDTLGRAFLPGLLEWSLSTEAASSLGASLASIAIYLLMALILVWRPQGLFPAQ is encoded by the coding sequence ATGTTGTTGTTTCTGGAGCAGGTGCTGAACGGCCTGCAGCTCGGCTTTATGCTGTTTTTGATGGCCGCCGGCCTCACCCTGGTGTTTGGCATCATGGGGCTCATCAACCTCGCCCACGGCTCCCTTTACATGGTGGGCGCCTATGGGGCGGCGGCTGTCACCGGCCTCTCCGGCTCTTTCCTGCTGGGACTGGCCGCCGCCCTCCTGAGTGCAGGGCTCTGTGGCCTGCTGCTGGAACTGGTCGCCCTGCGGCGCCTCTACGACCGCGATCACCTCGACCAGGTGCTGGCCACCTTCGGCCTGATCCTGTTCTTCAATGAGCTTACCAAGATCCTGTTTGGTCCCCAGCCGCTCTACCTTAATGTCCCCGACTGGTTACAGGGAACCGTCGAGCTGATTCCCGGCGCCCCCTACCCTGCCTACCGGCTGGCGGTGATCGGCGTCGGGATTCTGGTGGCGCTGGGGCTGTTCCTGCTGGTCAACCGCAGTCGGCTGGGGATGCTGATCCGGGCCGGCGCCAGCAACCGCGAGATGGTCAGTGCGCTGGGGGTCAATATCGGCCTGCTCTATACCCTGGTGTTTGGCCTCGGCGCCATGCTCGCCGGACTGGCCGGTGCGTTGGTGGGCCCGCTGCTCTCGGTTGAGGTAGGCATGGGCGAAGGAGTATTGATTCTCACCTTTGTGGTGATTGTTATCGGTGGCATCGGCTCCATCAAAGGGGCACTGGTGGGTGCCCTGCTGGTGGGTTTGGTCGATACCCTGGGGCGGGCCTTCCTGCCCGGCCTGCTGGAATGGAGTCTCAGCACGGAGGCCGCCAGCAGTCTGGGTGCGTCACTGGCATCCATAGCGATTTACCTGTTAATGGCCCTGATCCTGGTCTGGCGCCCACAAGGATTATTCCCGGCACAATGA
- a CDS encoding ABC transporter ATP-binding protein: MLEVRDIEAGYGSSQVLFGVTLSIRQGEVVTLLGRNGMGKTTTVRAIMGLNRISAGEISFNNQPLGRVAPYRAARAGIGLVPEGRQIFPTLNVRENLIATAANHRRAREPWSLQRIYQLFPRLAEREQHLGSNLSGGEQQMLAIGRALMTNPLLLILDEATEGLAPLIREEIWRCLELLKQQGESILIIDKNLDALMRISDRHYIMEKGRIVHQGDIQLLRDDPDLKYRYLGV; the protein is encoded by the coding sequence ATGCTTGAGGTTCGCGATATCGAAGCCGGTTACGGCAGCAGCCAGGTGCTGTTCGGGGTCACCCTCTCTATCCGCCAGGGGGAGGTGGTCACCCTGCTGGGCCGTAACGGTATGGGTAAAACCACCACGGTACGGGCCATTATGGGACTCAACCGGATCTCAGCCGGAGAGATCAGCTTCAACAACCAGCCCCTCGGCCGGGTCGCCCCCTACAGGGCCGCCCGCGCGGGTATCGGCCTGGTGCCCGAAGGGCGGCAGATCTTTCCCACCCTGAACGTGCGGGAAAACCTGATCGCCACCGCAGCCAACCACCGTCGGGCCCGGGAACCCTGGAGCTTGCAACGCATCTACCAGCTGTTTCCCCGCCTGGCGGAGCGAGAGCAACACCTGGGAAGCAACCTGTCGGGGGGCGAACAGCAGATGCTGGCCATCGGGCGGGCCCTGATGACCAACCCCCTGCTACTGATACTCGATGAAGCGACCGAGGGGCTGGCCCCCCTGATTCGCGAAGAGATCTGGCGCTGCCTCGAGCTGCTGAAGCAACAGGGGGAATCGATCCTCATCATCGACAAAAACCTCGACGCCTTGATGCGTATCTCGGACCGGCATTACATTATGGAAAAGGGACGTATCGTGCACCAGGGGGATATCCAGCTGCTGCGGGATGACCCCGATCTCAAATACCGTTACCTTGGAGTCTGA
- a CDS encoding leucyl aminopeptidase: MEFIAKTGELEKQSTACLAVAVGDKGALSPAAQQIDQLSDGMLSSLLKAGDIKGKAGQSLMLHRVPGVKAERVLLVGTGQCDTSISQADFLKAARAMASAIKQAACKELTLALCDQPVTDADDYWKARQLLQAVGEANYRFDQLKSERSKKPLPLRKVTLLASSRAQSTPLSSASEHAQAIVSGIHAARDLGNLPGNICTPSYLAKRAKGMAKKHSALSCKVLDEKQMRELGMHSLLSVSAGSAQGARLITLEYKGGKKSDQPIVLLGKGITFDSGGISLKPGAGMDEMKFDMCGAASVIGTMTTLCELKLPINVVGMIASAENMPGPTATKPGDIITSMSGKTIEVLNTDAEGRLVLCDALTYAERFKPAAVVDIATLTGACIVALGHHISGMMSNNDALAERLTRAGKRAADLVWQLPMNEDYQKQLDSNFADIANIGGPGGGTITAGCFLARFAEKFDWAHLDIAGTAWLSGQNKGATGRPVALLSQFLLDSLD, encoded by the coding sequence ATGGAATTTATCGCCAAAACCGGAGAACTGGAAAAACAAAGCACCGCCTGCCTGGCTGTTGCTGTTGGAGACAAGGGGGCCCTGAGCCCCGCAGCCCAGCAGATTGACCAACTCTCCGATGGTATGCTCTCGAGCCTGCTTAAAGCCGGCGATATCAAGGGCAAGGCGGGACAGTCCCTGATGCTGCATCGGGTTCCCGGGGTCAAGGCCGAGCGCGTGCTGCTGGTGGGCACCGGCCAGTGCGACACCTCCATCAGCCAGGCGGATTTCCTCAAGGCGGCCCGTGCCATGGCTTCCGCTATCAAGCAGGCGGCCTGCAAGGAGCTCACCCTGGCGCTGTGCGACCAGCCGGTGACCGATGCTGACGATTACTGGAAAGCGCGCCAGCTGTTGCAGGCCGTGGGCGAAGCCAACTACCGCTTCGACCAGCTCAAAAGCGAGCGCAGCAAAAAGCCGCTGCCGCTGCGCAAGGTTACCCTGCTGGCCAGTTCTCGCGCCCAGTCCACCCCACTCTCTAGCGCCAGCGAGCACGCCCAGGCGATTGTCTCTGGAATCCACGCCGCCCGCGACCTGGGCAACCTGCCCGGCAATATCTGTACCCCCAGCTACCTCGCCAAGCGCGCCAAGGGGATGGCCAAAAAGCACAGTGCCCTCAGCTGCAAGGTGCTGGACGAAAAACAGATGCGCGAGCTGGGAATGCACTCCCTGCTGTCGGTCAGTGCCGGCAGTGCCCAGGGGGCACGCCTGATCACCCTCGAGTACAAAGGGGGGAAAAAATCGGACCAGCCCATAGTGCTGCTCGGCAAGGGGATCACCTTCGACAGTGGCGGCATCAGCCTCAAGCCTGGCGCCGGTATGGATGAAATGAAGTTTGATATGTGCGGTGCCGCCAGCGTCATCGGCACCATGACCACCCTGTGCGAGCTGAAACTTCCCATCAATGTGGTGGGCATGATCGCCAGCGCCGAAAATATGCCCGGACCCACCGCCACCAAGCCCGGTGACATCATCACCTCCATGTCCGGTAAAACCATCGAGGTACTCAACACCGATGCCGAAGGTCGCCTCGTACTGTGCGACGCCCTCACCTACGCCGAGCGCTTCAAGCCCGCGGCGGTGGTCGACATTGCCACCCTCACCGGTGCCTGCATCGTCGCCCTGGGCCACCACATCAGCGGCATGATGAGCAACAATGACGCCCTCGCCGAGCGCCTGACCCGGGCCGGCAAACGGGCAGCGGACCTCGTGTGGCAACTGCCCATGAACGAGGATTACCAGAAACAGCTCGATAGTAACTTCGCCGATATTGCCAATATCGGGGGGCCCGGCGGCGGCACCATCACGGCCGGTTGCTTCCTCGCCCGCTTCGCCGAGAAGTTTGACTGGGCTCACCTCGATATCGCCGGTACCGCCTGGTTAAGCGGGCAGAACAAGGGGGCCACCGGGCGTCCCGTGGCACTGTTGAGCCAGTTCCTGCTGGACAGCCTGGACTGA
- a CDS encoding RDD family protein: MHQPDPQTRLANAPLWRRFAAMFYDSLLIVALSMLVTAIYIGIRVLLGGSEATEQQLNSSHGDAFLTSLLFMVVFGFFAIFWTRSGQTLGMQAWSIRIQNEDGSMISLWQCLLRYLVAIPSLLLLGAGFFWAKFDKEGLTWHDRYSLSRVVLLPNTKRKK, encoded by the coding sequence ATGCACCAACCCGACCCTCAAACCCGACTCGCCAACGCCCCCCTGTGGCGCCGCTTCGCGGCCATGTTTTACGACAGCCTCCTGATCGTTGCGCTGTCGATGCTGGTCACCGCGATCTACATCGGCATTCGCGTACTACTGGGTGGCAGTGAGGCCACCGAGCAGCAACTCAACAGCTCCCACGGAGACGCCTTCCTGACCTCCCTGCTGTTTATGGTGGTGTTTGGGTTTTTTGCCATCTTCTGGACCCGCAGTGGCCAGACCCTGGGCATGCAGGCGTGGAGCATTCGTATTCAAAATGAGGATGGCAGTATGATCAGCCTCTGGCAGTGCCTGTTGCGCTACCTGGTGGCCATACCCTCGCTGCTGCTATTGGGCGCTGGCTTCTTCTGGGCCAAGTTCGACAAAGAGGGGCTAACCTGGCACGACCGCTACTCACTCTCACGCGTGGTCCTACTGCCCAACACCAAACGCAAGAAATAA
- a CDS encoding methyltransferase domain-containing protein, with amino-acid sequence MEPETTIPESLRQQRDASRAEFWDLRIAEGVMPWDCGGVPRQLAHWIGNAPTPARVVIPGCGSAYEAVAFANAGWGVTAIDFSAEAIAIARQQIGTAKVELREEDVFTSPVQEVPVELVYERAFLAAIPPALRSAYAQWVTRQVRPGGLLVGYFLLGESRRGPPFPISEAELEALLSPAFDCIDRQPVSDSLAVFQGQDQWQVWKRREVECD; translated from the coding sequence ATGGAGCCTGAAACCACAATTCCAGAAAGCCTGCGGCAGCAGAGGGATGCCAGCCGCGCCGAGTTTTGGGACCTGCGCATTGCCGAAGGGGTGATGCCCTGGGATTGCGGCGGTGTGCCTCGCCAGCTGGCGCACTGGATCGGTAATGCCCCGACGCCCGCACGGGTGGTGATTCCCGGCTGCGGTAGTGCCTACGAAGCGGTGGCCTTTGCCAACGCCGGCTGGGGTGTGACCGCGATCGACTTCAGCGCTGAGGCGATCGCCATCGCCCGCCAGCAGATCGGCACCGCCAAAGTGGAGCTGAGGGAGGAGGATGTTTTCACCAGCCCGGTGCAGGAAGTCCCGGTGGAGCTGGTGTATGAGCGGGCGTTTCTGGCCGCCATTCCGCCAGCGCTGCGCTCCGCCTACGCTCAATGGGTGACCCGCCAGGTCCGCCCCGGTGGTTTGCTGGTCGGCTACTTTCTCCTCGGTGAGAGCCGTCGGGGCCCCCCCTTCCCGATTTCTGAGGCAGAGCTGGAAGCACTTTTGTCCCCGGCCTTCGATTGCATCGACCGCCAGCCGGTCAGTGACTCCCTGGCTGTCTTCCAGGGGCAGGATCAATGGCAGGTATGGAAGCGCCGCGAGGTGGAATGTGATTGA
- the lptF gene encoding LPS export ABC transporter permease LptF, translating into MIIFRYLAKEVMLAFSAVAAVLLLIILSARFIYYLSRAASGRMNSDYLFALMGYQIPGFLLLLLPLAIFMGILLAYGRLYVDNEMTVLRACGMSSRRLMAYTMMPGLLVASLVAALSFSVAPWSAKNTEWILEKQKTLTEFDMLLPGRFMEADDRVTYTEALSDDLKTMDRVFIAHFDARDPRGRLTLLLAERGDQRLMEGTGSRYLELHDGYRYDLIPGDTDVRAIQYDTYGVKLPRNDKEIEISEVKALSTPRLYNGDREQTGELLWRISLPVMVPILVLLAIPLSRVNPRQGRYMRLLPAVVLYLLYLGGLLASSSAVASGRLDASLAMWPLHLFFLLLGLGLGWGGELLARLRFPGRALKGAAS; encoded by the coding sequence TTGATTATTTTCCGTTACCTGGCGAAAGAGGTCATGCTTGCCTTTTCAGCGGTCGCCGCCGTGCTGCTGCTGATCATACTCAGCGCACGCTTTATCTACTACCTGTCCCGTGCGGCCAGCGGACGAATGAACTCCGATTACCTGTTCGCGCTCATGGGTTACCAGATTCCCGGATTTTTACTGCTGTTGCTCCCCCTGGCCATCTTCATGGGCATCCTGCTGGCTTACGGCCGGCTCTACGTGGATAACGAGATGACGGTGCTGCGAGCCTGCGGCATGAGTTCGCGTCGACTGATGGCCTATACGATGATGCCGGGGTTACTGGTGGCGAGCCTGGTGGCGGCGCTGAGCTTTTCGGTGGCCCCCTGGAGTGCCAAGAACACCGAGTGGATTCTGGAGAAGCAGAAAACCCTGACCGAGTTCGATATGCTGCTGCCGGGACGCTTTATGGAGGCGGATGACCGGGTCACCTACACCGAAGCCCTGAGCGACGACCTCAAAACCATGGACCGGGTTTTTATTGCCCACTTCGACGCACGGGATCCCCGCGGCCGGCTTACCCTGCTGCTGGCCGAGCGCGGTGACCAGCGTTTGATGGAGGGAACCGGAAGTCGTTACCTGGAGCTGCACGATGGGTACCGTTACGATCTGATTCCGGGGGACACCGATGTTCGCGCGATTCAATACGATACCTACGGGGTCAAACTGCCAAGAAACGATAAGGAGATCGAGATCTCCGAGGTCAAGGCACTCAGCACTCCGCGCCTCTACAATGGCGACCGGGAGCAGACCGGCGAGCTGCTCTGGCGCATCTCGCTGCCGGTGATGGTGCCGATTCTGGTGCTGCTGGCGATCCCCCTGAGCCGGGTGAATCCCCGCCAGGGACGCTATATGCGACTGCTGCCAGCGGTTGTACTCTACCTTCTCTATCTGGGGGGCTTGTTGGCCAGCAGCAGCGCGGTCGCCTCCGGGCGACTGGATGCCAGCCTGGCGATGTGGCCCCTGCACCTGTTCTTCCTGTTATTGGGCCTGGGCCTGGGCTGGGGTGGCGAGCTGCTGGCCCGGCTTCGCTTTCCCGGGCGGGCATTGAAGGGGGCAGCATCCTGA